Proteins encoded by one window of Cylindrospermum stagnale PCC 7417:
- a CDS encoding DUF4159 domain-containing protein, giving the protein MFPAPQIKPLERLQIQDGLLINAERWLRSHNYHRQRQNIHYQSLNQPGIVYGLGVSLIPAPKDIPSQYNDQRWLQIQPGIAIDLVGNPIIVPQAIDFHLAADITEEKPRLIYIVVSYVEPDNLQRKQVQEFEPETFRIYENTFPPNAMEVELCRILLQPGLVSLENPKDVFFPELNTLDFRYRQIARSRPSTIVRAAHLQTTQAEEPNSFANLSYLIQSVGSLSHNFQGEEQIDQIAFPLKDPTIAINYDLLFTTGRQPISLDPQELTNLKSYLDAGGVLLVESPTDAVDRLESIVDITERLETPLEDLRKLDRNYPMRQQPFLFAALPILNQKPIQILIAGGIVLVIGDLSAAWGLDHNLSLPRETIRSAQELGINILHFAWSRRHMTQLRQQQISAKPPTKPDALKSVLNKLDL; this is encoded by the coding sequence ATGTTTCCAGCACCACAGATTAAACCTTTAGAGCGCTTGCAAATTCAAGATGGTTTGTTGATTAATGCCGAACGTTGGCTGCGATCGCACAATTACCACCGTCAGCGCCAAAATATTCATTATCAGTCCCTTAACCAGCCGGGAATCGTTTACGGTTTGGGTGTAAGTTTAATTCCCGCACCAAAAGATATCCCCTCACAATACAACGATCAACGATGGTTGCAAATCCAGCCAGGGATAGCAATTGATTTAGTTGGCAACCCGATTATCGTTCCCCAAGCGATAGACTTCCACTTGGCAGCTGACATTACCGAAGAAAAACCGCGTCTGATTTACATAGTGGTGAGTTATGTAGAGCCAGACAACCTGCAACGTAAACAAGTACAAGAGTTTGAACCAGAAACCTTTCGGATTTATGAAAACACATTTCCACCCAATGCAATGGAGGTGGAATTGTGTCGGATTTTGCTGCAACCGGGATTAGTCTCCTTAGAAAATCCCAAAGATGTGTTTTTCCCCGAACTGAATACTTTAGACTTCCGTTATCGGCAAATTGCGCGATCGCGACCCAGCACCATTGTTCGCGCGGCCCATCTCCAAACCACCCAAGCAGAAGAGCCAAACAGTTTTGCCAATCTCTCTTACCTAATTCAATCCGTAGGCAGCCTTAGCCACAATTTCCAGGGAGAAGAGCAAATTGATCAAATAGCCTTTCCCCTCAAAGATCCCACTATCGCCATTAACTACGACCTGTTATTCACCACAGGTCGTCAGCCAATATCTCTTGACCCACAAGAACTCACAAACCTCAAAAGCTATTTAGACGCTGGCGGAGTTTTATTGGTAGAATCCCCCACCGATGCTGTAGACCGGCTAGAAAGCATCGTCGATATCACCGAACGATTAGAAACTCCTTTAGAGGATTTGCGAAAGCTAGACCGCAATTACCCAATGCGGCAGCAGCCATTTTTGTTCGCTGCCCTCCCCATCTTGAACCAAAAGCCAATTCAAATATTAATTGCAGGCGGCATTGTCTTAGTTATCGGTGACTTATCAGCCGCTTGGGGACTAGATCACAACCTTTCTCTACCACGAGAGACAATTCGCTCGGCACAGGAACTAGGAATTAACATTCTACATTTTGCTTGGTCTAGGCGACACATGACCCAGTTGCGCCAGCAGCAGATTTCAGCAAAACCACCCACCAAACCGGACGCTTTAAAAAGTGTCTTAAATAAGTTAGATCTTTAA
- a CDS encoding CHAT domain-containing protein — MISLNMSTLKNQKLKSYIVSVTFCLVTVALTLPSLLAAPIPNQTLPALQYRAELLLNLGSRQLTNGQFSAALASLRESLQIYQEIGDRAGEANTLFKIGETHFTLGQYQQAISLYRQSLYMVRELDDRTSEAKILDRLGNGYLNIGEEKLAKEFREQAAVLRKEIGNPVGEAAFLGNAGLNLEVEGEDEKAIAFYQQQLAIAQKNRDLLLQVDAFKNLAVVSRKLGQYPQAISFYQQELSLARKLGDNSREGIILQELAATYAVQGDANQAVAFYQQQLALASKSPDKVNQTYLIKQLGRAYSASAQHEKAIALYQQQLTTAKAAKDTFAEGTALNNLAFALFKSGKTADAETTLNENIKVWQNLRSNLGITDNYAAEQANTYQLLQQVLISQKQPESALEIAEQGRTMAFLNLLGMRLASESAGTGLKVAPKQIAPPTIKQIQEIAKQQKATLIKYAIIPDDGVYVWVIQPTGKVTFRQINPKLENTISPINSLTDVIASIPTFLGAKTQGIQPQKDAKPLLQLNQLLIKPIADLLPENPKERIIFILQDELLLIPFPALVDIYGKYLIEKHTISTVPAIQILNLTKEKRNKTGGSKVIVVGNPIMPKISQAIGATPQPLPPLVNSEKEALVIADFFKTTALIGNQATKTAILPLLPKAKTIHLATYGLLDDVNRKGIPGAIALSSAGEDDGILTSSDILNLYTQPKGKRLRAGLVVLSAGETGNGKSTGAGVLGLSLALISAGIPSIIISQWTVPDAPTDLFMTEFYRQLKQNPDKAQALRNAMLATMKQNPNPKYWAGFNLIGEAR, encoded by the coding sequence ATGATTAGTTTAAATATGTCTACTCTCAAGAATCAAAAATTAAAATCTTATATTGTATCGGTTACTTTTTGTTTGGTTACGGTGGCTTTGACTTTACCTTCATTGCTAGCTGCACCAATACCTAATCAAACTTTGCCAGCGCTTCAATATCGGGCTGAATTATTGCTAAATCTGGGAAGTAGGCAATTAACTAATGGACAATTCTCGGCGGCTTTAGCATCTTTACGCGAGTCGCTGCAAATTTATCAAGAAATTGGCGATCGCGCAGGTGAAGCCAATACTCTTTTTAAAATAGGCGAAACTCACTTCACTCTCGGCCAATATCAACAGGCGATTTCTCTCTATCGACAAAGCTTGTACATGGTGAGGGAGTTGGATGATCGAACAAGTGAAGCCAAGATTTTAGATCGTCTCGGTAATGGTTACTTAAATATCGGTGAGGAAAAACTAGCGAAGGAATTTAGAGAACAAGCAGCAGTACTCAGAAAGGAAATTGGCAATCCGGTAGGGGAAGCTGCGTTTTTGGGGAATGCTGGTTTGAATCTTGAGGTGGAGGGAGAAGACGAAAAGGCAATTGCTTTTTATCAACAACAGCTAGCTATCGCCCAAAAAAATCGTGATCTTCTTCTCCAGGTTGATGCTTTCAAAAATCTCGCCGTGGTTTCCCGCAAATTGGGGCAATATCCTCAGGCGATTAGTTTTTATCAGCAAGAGTTGTCACTGGCACGCAAGTTAGGCGATAACTCTAGGGAAGGTATCATTTTACAAGAGTTAGCCGCAACTTACGCAGTCCAAGGAGATGCCAATCAGGCCGTTGCTTTTTATCAACAACAGCTAGCACTAGCATCAAAATCTCCTGACAAAGTTAACCAAACTTATTTAATTAAACAGTTAGGACGTGCTTATTCAGCTTCAGCACAGCATGAAAAAGCGATCGCACTTTATCAACAGCAATTGACAACCGCCAAAGCGGCGAAAGATACCTTTGCAGAAGGAACGGCTTTAAATAACTTGGCATTTGCTCTCTTTAAATCCGGGAAAACTGCTGATGCTGAAACGACTTTGAATGAAAATATTAAAGTTTGGCAAAATCTGCGTTCTAACTTGGGTATTACAGATAATTACGCCGCTGAACAAGCTAACACATACCAATTACTGCAACAAGTCCTCATCAGCCAAAAGCAGCCGGAATCAGCTTTAGAAATAGCTGAACAAGGCAGAACGATGGCATTTTTAAATTTGCTAGGAATGCGCTTGGCTTCTGAATCAGCAGGAACTGGTTTAAAAGTTGCGCCTAAGCAAATTGCGCCACCAACAATTAAACAAATCCAAGAAATTGCTAAACAGCAAAAAGCCACTCTGATTAAATATGCAATTATTCCCGATGATGGGGTTTATGTATGGGTGATTCAGCCTACAGGTAAAGTCACATTTCGCCAAATTAACCCCAAGTTAGAAAATACAATTTCCCCGATTAACTCCCTGACAGATGTTATTGCTAGTATTCCCACATTTTTGGGTGCGAAAACTCAAGGCATTCAGCCACAAAAAGATGCTAAACCATTACTCCAACTAAATCAGCTATTAATTAAACCAATTGCCGACCTGTTGCCAGAAAATCCCAAAGAACGGATTATTTTTATTCTTCAAGATGAATTATTACTAATTCCCTTTCCAGCTTTGGTTGATATCTACGGCAAATATTTGATTGAAAAACACACAATTTCCACTGTACCAGCAATTCAGATTCTCAATTTAACTAAAGAAAAAAGAAATAAAACTGGTGGTAGTAAAGTGATTGTGGTTGGTAATCCGATCATGCCCAAAATTTCCCAGGCAATTGGTGCAACGCCGCAGCCTTTACCACCACTGGTAAATTCTGAAAAGGAAGCTTTAGTAATTGCTGATTTCTTCAAAACTACGGCTTTAATTGGTAATCAGGCGACAAAAACTGCTATTTTGCCTTTGTTGCCCAAAGCGAAAACAATTCATTTAGCAACTTATGGCTTATTAGACGATGTTAACCGAAAAGGTATACCGGGTGCGATCGCCCTCTCTAGTGCTGGTGAAGACGATGGAATCCTTACTAGCAGTGACATCCTTAACTTATACACCCAACCCAAAGGAAAGCGTTTACGCGCTGGGCTAGTCGTTCTCAGCGCAGGCGAGACTGGTAATGGTAAAAGTACCGGCGCGGGGGTGTTGGGTTTATCTTTAGCTTTGATTAGTGCTGGCATTCCAAGTATAATCATTTCTCAATGGACTGTTCCCGATGCGCCAACAGACTTATTTATGACTGAATTTTATCGCCAGTTAAAGCAAAACCCTGATAAAGCCCAAGCTTTACGAAACGCAATGTTAGCAACAATGAAACAAAATCCAAATCCTAAATATTGGGCAGGATTTAATTTAATTGGTGAAGCAAGATAA
- a CDS encoding ShlB/FhaC/HecB family hemolysin secretion/activation protein, with protein MTEQFSKLDCLLKNHHRPQGVNQILPLFTYLLISTSCLFAVALPTLAQAPNPQGDSNQNRFPQPVFIPAPLAPEQPPLQPTPTPERPPANDSRIIQVEKIQVTGSTFFKSEALNAITKTVEGRSVTLDELTKVADAITQLYLDRGFITSRAVLVDQTITNGIVKIQVIEGSLEKIEIEGTRRLNPNYVRSRIALGAGKPLATGKLEDQLRLLRADPLLSNVEASLRPGSSFGQSILVVRVVEANPFSGTLSIDNYSPPSVGSERLGVSAAQRNLTGLGDELAISYYRTTQGGSSIYDFSYRVPLNAMNGTLQLRTSINNNEVIDPAFKQFGISGESQLYEVSYRQPLMRSPREEFSLSLGFAVQNGQTFTFAGPTPFGFGPDAEGNSRTRVIKFGQDYVRRDANGAWGLRSLFSLGTGVFDATINSNPVPDGRFFSWLAQVQRVQRLNKDHLLIAQADIQLTPNALLPSQQFVLGGGQSLRGFRQNVRAGDNGFKFSLEDRMTLQRDASGNPVLQIAPFFDMGYIWNQSDNPNSLQRQKFLAGLGMGLLYQPIPKLNLRLDYGLPLVDLDDRGTNAQDDGFYFSANYSL; from the coding sequence ATGACTGAGCAATTTTCAAAATTAGATTGTTTGCTAAAAAACCATCACCGCCCACAGGGAGTAAACCAAATCTTGCCTCTGTTTACCTATCTATTAATATCTACTTCATGTCTGTTTGCTGTTGCCTTGCCAACACTAGCACAAGCGCCAAACCCACAAGGAGATAGCAATCAAAATCGCTTTCCCCAACCGGTATTCATCCCAGCACCCCTAGCACCAGAACAACCACCACTGCAACCAACTCCTACCCCAGAACGCCCACCCGCAAATGATTCTCGGATTATTCAGGTAGAGAAAATTCAGGTAACAGGCAGTACATTTTTTAAATCAGAAGCACTGAATGCCATCACTAAGACAGTAGAAGGGCGTTCTGTCACCTTGGATGAACTCACCAAAGTGGCAGATGCTATTACTCAACTTTACCTTGACCGGGGTTTTATCACTTCTAGAGCGGTTTTAGTAGACCAAACAATTACCAATGGAATTGTGAAAATTCAGGTGATTGAAGGCAGTTTAGAAAAAATTGAAATCGAAGGTACCCGCAGATTAAATCCTAATTATGTGCGATCGCGCATTGCCTTGGGTGCTGGTAAGCCTCTAGCTACGGGTAAACTAGAAGATCAGTTAAGGTTATTACGGGCTGACCCCCTACTATCGAATGTAGAAGCTAGCTTGCGTCCTGGCAGTAGTTTTGGTCAAAGTATTCTCGTGGTTCGCGTCGTCGAGGCTAACCCATTTAGTGGCACATTAAGTATTGATAACTATTCTCCACCTAGCGTTGGTTCTGAAAGATTGGGTGTCAGTGCTGCCCAACGCAACCTTACAGGTTTGGGTGATGAATTGGCGATATCTTATTATCGCACAACTCAAGGAGGCTCAAGTATTTACGATTTCAGTTATCGAGTGCCGCTAAATGCGATGAATGGCACTTTACAACTGAGAACCTCAATTAATAATAATGAAGTTATTGATCCAGCTTTTAAGCAGTTTGGGATTAGTGGTGAGTCTCAGCTATATGAAGTTAGTTATCGACAACCACTGATGCGATCGCCTCGTGAAGAATTTTCCCTCTCTCTTGGCTTTGCTGTCCAAAACGGTCAAACCTTTACCTTTGCTGGGCCGACACCCTTCGGATTTGGCCCTGATGCTGAAGGTAACAGTCGGACTCGCGTGATTAAATTTGGACAAGATTATGTCCGTCGGGATGCTAACGGGGCTTGGGGATTGCGATCGCTATTTAGTTTGGGAACAGGCGTATTTGACGCCACCATCAACTCTAACCCCGTTCCTGATGGTCGCTTTTTTAGCTGGTTAGCGCAAGTCCAGCGAGTACAACGCCTAAATAAAGATCATCTATTAATCGCCCAAGCAGACATCCAACTCACACCCAATGCTTTGTTACCTTCCCAGCAGTTTGTTCTTGGTGGTGGTCAATCTCTACGTGGTTTTCGCCAAAATGTCCGTGCTGGTGACAACGGCTTCAAATTTAGTCTCGAAGACCGGATGACATTACAAAGAGACGCTTCCGGAAATCCAGTTCTACAAATTGCACCCTTTTTTGATATGGGATACATCTGGAATCAGAGTGATAACCCCAACAGTTTACAAAGACAAAAGTTTTTAGCTGGTTTGGGAATGGGATTACTATATCAACCAATACCAAAACTTAACCTCCGGCTAGATTATGGTTTACCCTTGGTTGATTTGGATGACCGGGGTACAAATGCACAGGATGATGGTTTTTACTTTAGTGCTAACTATAGCCTTTGA